A genomic stretch from Mesoplodon densirostris isolate mMesDen1 chromosome 3, mMesDen1 primary haplotype, whole genome shotgun sequence includes:
- the MTX3 gene encoding metaxin-3 isoform X2: MAAPLELRCWGGGWGLPSVHSESLVVMAYAKFSGAPLKVNVIDNTWRGSRGDVPVLTTEDSIVSQPAKILNFLRKQKYNADYELSAKQGADTLAYIALLEEKLLPAVLHTFWVESDNYFTVTKPWFASRMPFPLSLILPGRMSKGALNRILLTRGEPPLYHLRDVEAQIYRDAKECLNLLSNRLGTSQFFFGDTPSTLDAYVFGFLAPLYKVRFPKVQLQEHLKQLSNLCRFCDDILNSYFRLSLGDG, translated from the exons ATGGCGGCGCCCTTGGAGCTCAGGTGCTGGGGAGGCGGCTGGGGTCTCCCGTCGGTGCACAGCGAGTCcctggtggtgatg GCTTACGCCAAATTTTCTGGTGCACCCCTGAAAGTCAATGTCATAGATAACACCTGGAGAGGTTCAAGAG GAGATGTACCAGTTTTGACAACTGAAGACAGTATTGTTTCTCAGCCGGCAAAAATACtaaactttttaagaaaacag aaatataatgccgATTATGAATTGTCAGCAAAACAAGGGGCAGATACACTAGCTTACATTGCTCTCCTCGAAGAGAAGCTTCTTCCTGCAGTG CTTCACACATTCTGGGTTGAGAGTGACAATTACTTTACTGTGACAAAGCCATGGTTTGCTTCACGAATGCCTTTTCCCTTGAGTTTGATCCTGCCTGGAAGAATGTCTAAGGGAGCACTGAATAGGATTCTCCTGACCAGGGGAGAGCCTCCCCTCTACCACCTCCGAGATGTAGAAGCTCAG ATATACAGAGATGCCAAGGAGTGCCTAAACCTTCTGTCAAACAGACTGGGAACATCTCAGTTTTTCTTTGGAGATAC gccTTCTACTTTGGATGCCTATGTGTTTGGTTTTCTCGCACCTCTTTATAAAGTACGCTTTCCTAAAGTTCAGTTACAAGAACATTTGAAACAGCTCTCCAACCTGTGTCGCTTTTGTGATGACATCCTAAATAGTTATTTTAGGCTTAGTCTTGGAG